Proteins encoded together in one Lepisosteus oculatus isolate fLepOcu1 chromosome 2, fLepOcu1.hap2, whole genome shotgun sequence window:
- the LOC102682953 gene encoding MOB kinase activator 1A: MSFLFGSRSSKTFKPKKNIPEGSHQYELLKHAEATLGSGNLRQAVMLPEGEDLNEWIAVNTVDFFNQINMLYGTITEFCTEISCAVMSAGPRYEYHWADGTNIKKPIKCSAPKYIDYLMTWVQDQLDDETLFPSKIGVPFPKNFMSVAKTILKRLFRVYAHIYHQHFDSVMQLQEEAHLNTSFKHFIFFVQEFNLIDRRELAPLQDLIEKLGSKDR; encoded by the exons ATGAGTTTCCTCTT CGGCAGCCGCTCCTCCAAGACCTTCAAGCCCAAGAAGAACATCCCGGAGGGCTCGCACCAGTACGAGCTGCTGAAGCATGCGGAGGCCACGCTGGGCAGCGGGAACCTGCGGCAGGCCGTCATGCTGCCCGAGGGCGAGGACCTCAACGAGTGGATCGCCGTCAACA CTGTGGATTTCTTCAACCAGATCAACATGCTCTACGGCACCATTACAGAGTTCTGCACAGAGATCAGCTGTGCAGTGATGTCTGCTGGCCCCAG ATATGAGTACCACTGGGCTGATGGCACCAACATCAAGAAGCCGATCAAGTGCTCAGCACCCAAGTACATCGATTACCTGATGACCTGGGTGCAGGACCAGCTGGATGATGAGACCCTCTTTCCATCTAAGATAG GTGTGCCTTTCCCTAAGAACTTCATGTCAGTGGCAAAGACCATCCTGAAGCGCCTGTTCAGAGTCTACGCCCACATCTATCACCAGCACTTCGACTCCGTGATGCAGTTGCAGGAAGAGGCACATCTCAACACCTCTTTCAAACACTTCATCTTCTTTGTGCAG GAGTTCAACCTGATTGACCGCAGGGAGCTGGCCCCACTCCAGGACCTGATTGAGAAGCTGGGCTCCAAGGACAGATAG
- the mthfd2 gene encoding bifunctional methylenetetrahydrofolate dehydrogenase/cyclohydrolase, mitochondrial: protein MATFRVLRSICTPTHYQVCRFHLSAARQEAVVISGRKLARQIRGEARRDVEEWVSAGNRRPHLSVVLVGENPASHSYVLNKTRAAADVGISSETILKPSTIFEEELLELIHKLNNDNNVDGLLVQLPLPEHIDERIICNAVAPGKDVDGFHVVNVGKMCLDQNSMLPATPWGVWEIIKRTGIPTLGKNVVVAGRSKNVGMPIAMLLHTDGRHERPGGDATVTISHRYTPKEQLRQHTKIADIVVAAAGIPNLITADMIKEGAAVIDVGINRVQDPVTGKPKLVGDVDFEGVRQKASYITPVPGGVGPMTVAMLMKNTIIAAKNLLVEPERLHMVAS, encoded by the exons ATGGCTACATTCCGAGTACTACGATCAATCTGTACGCCTACACACTACCAAGTGTGCCGGTTTCACCTATCAGCTGCAAG ACAGGAAGCGGTGGTGATCTCCGGCAGGAAGTTGGCGCGCCAGATCCGCGGGGAGGCCCGGCGGGACGTGGAGGAGTGGGTCTCTGCGGGCAACCGCCGCCCTCACCTGAGCGTGGTGTTGGTGGGGGAGAACCCGGCCAGCCACTCCTATGTCCTCAACAAGACCCGCGCTGCCGCCGACGTGG GGATCAGCAGTGAGACCATCCTGAAACCCTCCACTATTTTCGAGGAGGAGCTGTTGGAGTTGATCCACAAACTCAACAATGACAACAACGTGGACGGACTGCTGGTGCAGTTGCCCCTGCCTG AGCACATTGATGAGCGAATTATCTGCAATGCTGTGGCTCCTGGGAAGGATGTGGATGGGTTTCACGTGGTGAATGTGGGGAAGATGTGCCTGGACCAGAACTCCATGCTGCCTGCCACACCCTGGGGGGTCTGGGAGATCATTAAACGCACAG GGATCCCGACCCTTGGGAAGAATGTGGTTGTAGCTGGCCGCTCGAAGAACGTGGGGATGCCCATCGCTATGCTGCTGCACACCGATGGGCGTCACGAACGGCCAGGAG GTGACGCAACAGTGACAATCTCTCACCGTTACACACCCAAGGAGCAGCTCAGACAGCACACTAAAATCGCCGACATCGTGGTGGCTGCAGCTG GAATTCCCAATCTGATCACTGCTGATATGATCAAGGAGGGAGCGGCTGTGATCGACGTCGGGATCAACCGGGTCCAGGATCCAGTCACCGGCAAACCCAAACTGGTCGGGGATGTTGACTTTGAAG gTGTTCGTCAGAAGGCCAGTTACATCACCCCCGTGCCTGGTGGAGTGGGACCCATGACAGTGGCCATGCTAATGAAGAACACCATCATTGCTGCCAAGAACCTGCTGGTTGAGCCAGAGCGCCTACACATGGTGGCATCCTAA